From a region of the bacterium genome:
- a CDS encoding DUF1499 domain-containing protein, which yields MGWKDLFTKNLHVTTPEDPDPFFRPRHYSEPKGPVVKAALEAIAGLSRWKVVEHRENQGRIRASVAAKFLPFADDVDIYVVQGLDGVTKLEIISRAQGGRGDFGRNKKNVRDFLSSLDAKLPPKAP from the coding sequence ATGGGATGGAAGGACCTTTTCACCAAGAACCTGCATGTGACGACCCCGGAGGACCCGGACCCTTTCTTCCGTCCCCGGCATTATTCCGAGCCGAAAGGGCCGGTCGTGAAGGCGGCCCTGGAGGCCATCGCCGGGCTGTCCCGCTGGAAGGTCGTGGAGCACCGGGAGAACCAAGGGCGTATCCGCGCAAGCGTGGCGGCCAAATTCCTACCCTTCGCCGACGACGTGGACATCTACGTGGTCCAAGGTTTGGACGGCGTGACCAAATTGGAGATCATCTCCCGCGCCCAGGGCGGCCGGGGCGACTTCGGTCGTAACAAAAAGAACGTCCGTGATTTTTTGTCGTCGCTCGACGCCAAGCTTCCGCCGAAGGCGCCTTGA
- a CDS encoding cob(I)yrinic acid a,c-diamide adenosyltransferase, producing MEHRLHVYYGYGKGKTTSVVGLAVRALGAGKKVALVQFDKGFDGVNEHYSERKVLRGLKGLELYPFGKERVLGPNAFRFKNEPGDLEEAQAALAKARELLEKGGRDLVILDEILAAVMTKLVTKEEVMDLIALYDKDRRCELVLTGHQVWPELVEKADLVTEMRKEKHYFDQKAPSKEGIEF from the coding sequence ATGGAACACCGCCTCCACGTCTATTACGGTTACGGCAAGGGCAAGACCACCAGCGTGGTCGGGCTCGCCGTCCGCGCGCTCGGCGCCGGCAAGAAAGTGGCCCTGGTTCAGTTCGACAAGGGTTTTGACGGGGTGAACGAGCACTATTCCGAACGCAAGGTCCTGCGGGGCCTGAAGGGCTTGGAGCTTTATCCCTTCGGGAAGGAAAGGGTCCTGGGGCCCAACGCCTTCCGCTTCAAGAACGAGCCGGGGGATCTCGAGGAGGCCCAGGCGGCCCTGGCCAAAGCCAGGGAATTGTTGGAAAAGGGTGGGCGGGACCTGGTCATCCTCGACGAGATCCTGGCCGCGGTCATGACCAAGCTCGTGACGAAAGAGGAGGTCATGGACCTCATTGCCCTTTACGATAAGGACCGCCGCTGTGAACTGGTACTGACCGGCCACCAGGTCTGGCCCGAACTGGTGGAGAAGGCGGACCTGGTCACCGAGATGCGCAAAGAGAAGCATTACTTCGACCAAAAGGCCCCGTCCAAGGAAGGCATCGAATTCTAA
- a CDS encoding ABC transporter permease produces the protein MLYLAIKQLLARPRQTLLALLGITFGTAAFLILSGMMLGFREYLIQRLINTTAHISIKAEEPTIEEHSLDPDFFPDALVHWIVPPVLHNEPPHIEYPQGWFDRLDADPQVMAYAPQITTQVMVHRGKLTRSIILIGVEAQKQVQATDIQDDMSSGNFLSLDKGGFQVVIGESLAQKLGLHLDDTLNITQIGGSVVPAKVAGFFNTGMVQIDDVTAYAPIHYVQQANQTPGEIAQIIVKLRDITQARKVADQWAAISREKVQSWDEANANFFQVFKMQDMIRYILSFVVLMIAAFGIYNILNMMILQKRGEIAILRSMGYEAGDIITLFLSQGLILGFIGGILGCIVGTLVCLYIQTITFSSGMGMSKINHMLIAWHYYFYLTGFFLAVLSGLVAGYLPARSASRMHPIDILRAEGG, from the coding sequence ATGCTCTACCTAGCCATCAAGCAATTGCTGGCCCGTCCCCGTCAGACCCTCCTGGCGCTCCTGGGGATCACCTTCGGGACCGCCGCCTTCCTCATCCTCTCAGGCATGATGCTGGGCTTCCGTGAATACCTCATCCAACGGCTCATCAACACCACCGCCCACATCAGTATCAAGGCCGAGGAGCCCACCATCGAGGAGCATTCCCTCGACCCGGACTTCTTCCCCGATGCCCTGGTCCATTGGATCGTCCCTCCGGTCCTCCACAACGAGCCGCCCCACATCGAGTACCCCCAGGGCTGGTTCGACCGGCTGGACGCGGACCCCCAGGTGATGGCTTACGCGCCCCAGATCACGACCCAAGTCATGGTCCACCGGGGGAAGCTCACCCGGTCCATCATCCTCATCGGGGTGGAAGCCCAGAAACAGGTCCAAGCCACCGATATCCAGGACGACATGAGCTCGGGCAACTTCCTGTCCCTGGACAAGGGGGGCTTCCAGGTCGTCATCGGAGAATCATTGGCCCAAAAACTAGGCCTGCATTTGGACGACACCCTCAACATCACCCAGATCGGCGGGTCAGTGGTGCCGGCCAAGGTGGCGGGCTTCTTCAACACCGGAATGGTCCAGATCGACGACGTGACCGCCTATGCGCCGATCCATTACGTCCAACAGGCCAACCAGACCCCCGGGGAGATCGCCCAGATCATCGTGAAATTGAGGGATATCACCCAGGCCCGGAAGGTGGCCGACCAATGGGCGGCCATCAGCCGGGAGAAGGTCCAAAGCTGGGACGAGGCCAACGCCAATTTCTTCCAGGTCTTCAAGATGCAGGACATGATCCGGTACATCCTGAGCTTCGTGGTGCTCATGATCGCCGCCTTCGGCATCTACAACATCCTCAACATGATGATCCTGCAAAAGAGAGGGGAGATCGCCATCCTGCGGTCCATGGGCTACGAAGCCGGGGACATCATCACCCTTTTCCTCTCCCAAGGGCTCATCCTAGGCTTCATCGGGGGCATCCTGGGTTGCATCGTCGGCACCCTGGTCTGTCTCTATATCCAAACCATCACCTTTTCCAGCGGGATGGGCATGTCCAAGATCAACCACATGCTCATCGCCTGGCACTATTACTTCTACCTGACCGGGTTCTTCTTGGCCGTCCTGTCAGGCTTGGTGGCGGGTTATCTGCCGGCCCGCTCCGCCAGCCGCATGCATCCCATTGATATCCTGCGGGCTGAGGGGGGCTGA
- a CDS encoding efflux RND transporter periplasmic adaptor subunit — translation MNPVDWIKKHKLWLGLALATIAGCSAGLHLWKAWSQRVHPKIGNMVESVYGIGTVTARHTYQLKLGVSDTLSRLFVDEGAPVGKGQPLIALADHHTVRAPFAGVVTSLPYKEGESVFPQVPVLTLTDLKNPYIVVTLEQSGAIPVHRGQKAFLSFESLRGQKIDGTVSAIYPKDGEFYVNIEAPGLPDGVLVGMTCDVAIQVASKENVLQVPLVAVDHGTVTLLKGGIPKKVPVKLGATDGQWAEVTDHSVQADDILLLPGK, via the coding sequence ATGAACCCTGTCGACTGGATCAAAAAACACAAACTCTGGCTGGGCCTGGCCTTGGCGACCATCGCCGGATGTTCCGCAGGCCTCCACCTATGGAAAGCCTGGTCCCAAAGGGTCCACCCCAAGATCGGGAACATGGTGGAATCGGTCTATGGGATCGGCACGGTCACCGCCCGCCATACCTATCAGCTGAAGCTCGGGGTTTCGGATACCCTGTCCCGGCTCTTTGTGGACGAAGGCGCCCCGGTCGGAAAGGGCCAACCCCTCATCGCCCTGGCCGACCACCACACGGTCCGGGCACCCTTTGCCGGGGTGGTCACCTCCCTTCCCTATAAGGAAGGTGAAAGCGTGTTCCCCCAGGTCCCGGTCCTGACCCTCACCGACCTTAAAAATCCCTATATCGTCGTCACCTTGGAACAATCGGGCGCCATCCCGGTCCATCGCGGCCAGAAGGCCTTTCTGAGCTTCGAGAGCCTGCGGGGTCAAAAGATCGACGGGACGGTCTCCGCCATCTACCCTAAGGACGGCGAGTTCTATGTGAACATCGAGGCCCCCGGCCTGCCGGACGGCGTCCTGGTGGGCATGACCTGCGACGTGGCCATCCAAGTGGCCTCCAAGGAGAACGTGCTCCAGGTGCCCTTGGTGGCGGTCGACCACGGCACCGTGACCCTCCTCAAGGGCGGCATCCCCAAAAAGGTGCCGGTGAAGCTGGGGGCCACCGACGGCCAATGGGCCGAGGTGACCGATCACAGTGTGCAAGCGGACGACATCCTGCTCCTGCCCGGTAAATAG
- the carB gene encoding carbamoyl-phosphate synthase large subunit: MPKRTDIKKIMVIGAGPIIIGQACEFDYSGTQGCKALKEEGFEVILINSNPATIMTDPEFAHRTYVEPITPDVVAKIIEKERPDALLPTLGGQTALNTAVALAERGILNEFKVELIGANLAAIKKAEDRQLFKEAMLKIGLDLPNSLTVKTLEEGLGFAETNGYPCIIRPAFTLGGTGGGIAYNRQEFEEILSKGLDLSPIHQCLVEESALGWKEYEMEVMRDLKDNVVIICSIENMDPMGIHTGDSVTVAPAQTLTDKEYQRMRDASIACIREIGVDTGGSNIQFGVDPKTGRMVVIEMNPRVSRSSALASKATGFPIAKIAAKLAVGYSLDEIFNDITRYTKAAFEPSIDYVVTKIPRFTFEKFPDAEDILNTSMKSVGETMSIGRTFKESYQKALRSMETGTIGFGADGREWKEGRWQRTGARKPRGLSHDLLDAQLRKPTSQRHFFVRQALWQNYSIEKLYKLTSLDPWFLNEMKEIVDLEKELEKQTSRAGKLKSKLPVELLRRAKAMGFSDAQLAFLCKAKETDIRNYRKMNGVKPVYKMVDTCAAEFEAFTPYLYSTYELGRSSFSGKDTEAAPTKENKIMILGGGPNRIGQGIEFDYCCVHGAFALKADGFEVIMVNNNPETVSTDYDTSNRLYFEPLTFEDVMNILDRERPKGVIVQFGGQTPLKLAVPLKKAGAPIIGTSPESIDVAEDRKLFGAMLKRLKIRQPDNGIAMNVKQAKPVARKVGYPVVVRPSYVLGGRAMEIVYDESSLDEFVAKAAEAAPDKPILVDHFLEDALEVDVDCVSDGKEVLIAGIMEHIEEAGIHSGDSACVIPPYTLREDQIATIKRYTKEMALSLKVRGLMNVQYAIKNDMVYVLEVNPRASRTVPFVSKATGTSWAKVAARLMSGKSIKQLGVKEVSYLKHIAVKESVFPFNRFPGVDTVLGPEMKSTGEVMGIDTDFGMAFSKSQMAANSSLPMQGTVFVSVKNKDKRTVIFIAKRLSDMGFKLVATQGTAQALTSNGMEVTVVRKVHEGRPNVVDLIKNGGIQLIMNTPAGKGPRSDDFQIRRTAVVYNVPCITTLSACAAATNGIEALKKREIRVKPLQDHHSERS; this comes from the coding sequence ATGCCTAAACGTACTGACATCAAAAAGATCATGGTCATCGGGGCGGGGCCCATCATCATTGGGCAGGCCTGCGAATTCGATTATTCCGGTACCCAGGGCTGTAAGGCCCTGAAGGAAGAAGGTTTCGAGGTCATCCTCATCAATTCCAACCCCGCCACCATCATGACCGATCCCGAATTCGCCCACCGCACCTACGTGGAGCCCATCACGCCCGACGTGGTCGCCAAGATCATCGAGAAGGAACGCCCGGACGCCCTTTTGCCCACTTTGGGCGGCCAAACGGCCCTGAACACCGCCGTGGCCCTGGCCGAACGCGGCATCCTGAACGAATTCAAGGTGGAACTCATTGGGGCGAATCTTGCCGCCATCAAGAAGGCGGAAGACCGCCAGCTCTTCAAAGAAGCCATGCTCAAGATCGGTTTGGACCTGCCCAATTCCCTCACCGTGAAGACCTTGGAAGAAGGCCTCGGGTTCGCCGAGACCAATGGCTATCCCTGCATCATCCGTCCCGCCTTCACCTTGGGCGGCACCGGCGGCGGCATCGCCTATAACCGGCAGGAATTCGAGGAGATCCTCTCCAAAGGCCTGGACCTTTCGCCCATCCACCAATGCCTGGTCGAGGAATCGGCCCTGGGTTGGAAAGAGTACGAGATGGAGGTCATGCGCGACCTCAAGGACAACGTGGTCATCATCTGCTCCATTGAGAATATGGACCCCATGGGCATCCACACCGGGGATTCGGTGACGGTGGCCCCGGCCCAGACCCTGACCGACAAGGAATACCAGCGCATGCGGGACGCCTCCATCGCCTGCATCCGGGAGATCGGCGTCGATACCGGCGGTTCCAACATCCAGTTCGGCGTGGACCCCAAAACGGGCCGTATGGTGGTCATCGAGATGAACCCCCGCGTGTCCCGTTCCTCGGCCCTGGCCTCCAAGGCCACGGGTTTTCCCATCGCCAAGATCGCGGCGAAGCTGGCGGTCGGTTACAGTCTGGATGAGATCTTCAACGACATCACCCGCTACACCAAGGCGGCCTTCGAGCCTTCGATCGACTACGTTGTCACTAAGATCCCCCGGTTCACCTTCGAGAAGTTCCCCGACGCCGAGGACATCCTCAATACCTCCATGAAGAGCGTGGGGGAGACCATGTCCATCGGGCGTACCTTCAAGGAAAGCTACCAAAAGGCCCTGCGTTCCATGGAGACCGGCACCATCGGTTTTGGCGCCGACGGGCGCGAGTGGAAGGAAGGCCGGTGGCAGAGGACCGGCGCCCGCAAGCCCCGGGGCCTGTCCCATGACTTGCTGGACGCCCAACTCCGCAAGCCCACCTCCCAGCGCCATTTCTTCGTTCGTCAGGCCCTCTGGCAGAACTACAGCATCGAGAAACTCTACAAGTTGACGTCCCTCGACCCCTGGTTCCTGAATGAGATGAAGGAGATCGTGGACCTGGAGAAGGAACTGGAGAAACAAACTTCCAGGGCCGGGAAACTGAAGTCCAAGCTCCCCGTGGAATTGCTGCGCCGGGCCAAAGCGATGGGCTTCTCCGACGCCCAATTGGCTTTCCTCTGCAAGGCGAAAGAGACCGACATCCGCAATTACCGCAAGATGAACGGCGTCAAGCCGGTCTACAAGATGGTGGACACCTGTGCCGCCGAATTCGAGGCCTTCACGCCTTACCTTTATTCCACCTATGAACTGGGTCGTTCCTCCTTTTCGGGAAAAGATACGGAAGCCGCCCCCACGAAGGAGAATAAGATCATGATCCTGGGCGGCGGTCCCAACCGCATCGGCCAGGGCATCGAGTTCGACTATTGCTGCGTGCACGGGGCCTTCGCCCTCAAAGCCGACGGCTTCGAGGTCATCATGGTCAACAACAACCCCGAGACCGTCTCCACCGATTACGACACCTCGAACCGCCTCTATTTCGAGCCCCTGACCTTCGAGGATGTGATGAACATCCTGGACCGGGAGCGCCCCAAGGGGGTCATCGTTCAGTTCGGCGGCCAGACGCCCCTGAAACTGGCCGTTCCCCTGAAGAAGGCGGGAGCCCCCATCATCGGCACCAGCCCCGAATCCATCGACGTGGCCGAGGACCGCAAGCTTTTCGGCGCCATGCTCAAACGCCTCAAGATCCGCCAGCCGGACAACGGCATCGCCATGAACGTGAAGCAGGCCAAGCCGGTCGCCCGCAAGGTGGGGTACCCGGTGGTGGTGCGCCCCTCCTATGTGCTGGGCGGACGGGCCATGGAGATCGTCTATGACGAGTCCTCGCTCGACGAGTTCGTGGCCAAGGCGGCCGAGGCGGCCCCCGACAAGCCCATTCTGGTGGACCATTTCCTGGAGGACGCCCTGGAAGTGGACGTGGATTGCGTCTCGGACGGCAAGGAAGTCCTCATCGCCGGCATCATGGAACACATCGAGGAGGCGGGCATCCATTCGGGCGACTCGGCCTGCGTCATCCCGCCCTATACCCTGCGCGAGGACCAGATCGCCACGATCAAGAGATATACGAAGGAAATGGCCCTGTCCCTCAAGGTGCGGGGATTGATGAACGTCCAATACGCCATCAAGAACGACATGGTCTATGTGCTCGAAGTGAACCCCCGGGCTTCCCGGACCGTGCCCTTCGTCTCCAAGGCCACCGGCACCTCCTGGGCCAAGGTGGCCGCCCGGCTCATGTCGGGCAAGAGCATCAAGCAATTGGGCGTCAAGGAAGTGTCCTACCTCAAACACATCGCGGTGAAGGAATCGGTGTTCCCCTTCAACCGTTTCCCGGGCGTCGATACGGTGCTGGGTCCCGAGATGAAGTCGACCGGCGAGGTCATGGGGATCGACACCGACTTCGGCATGGCCTTCTCCAAGAGCCAGATGGCGGCCAACTCCAGCCTGCCCATGCAGGGCACCGTCTTCGTATCCGTGAAGAACAAGGACAAGCGAACGGTCATCTTCATCGCCAAACGCCTCTCCGACATGGGCTTCAAGCTGGTGGCCACCCAGGGCACCGCCCAGGCCTTGACCAGCAACGGCATGGAGGTCACGGTGGTGCGCAAGGTCCATGAGGGCCGGCCCAACGTGGTGGACCTCATCAAGAACGGCGGCATTCAACTGATCATGAACACCCCGGCGGGGAAGGGTCCCCGTTCCGACGACTTCCAGATCCGCCGCACGGCCGTGGTCTACAACGTGCCCTGCATCACGACCCTCTCGGCCTGCGCCGCCGCCACCAACGGTATCGAGGCCCTGAAGAAGCGGGAGATCCGCGTGAAGCCGCTCCAGGACCACCATTCGGAAAGATCGTGA
- a CDS encoding aspartate carbamoyltransferase catalytic subunit produces the protein MNWKSKDLLTLEELSADQIGLILDTASSFKEVSTRSVKKVPALRGRTVVLFFHEPSTRTRISFELAAKRLSADILNVQTASSSLVKGETLIDTLKTLEAMTIDAIVVRHKSSGVPQMLANITPATVINAGDGAHEHPTQGLLDLFTIREQKGRIQGLTVTIVGDITHSRVARSNIHALNKMGAKVRVCAPPTLLPTGIEKMGVTVLHDLDKALEGTDVVYVLRLQLERQKNNLFPTIREYSQIFGVTTERLKRAKKDAIVMHPGPMNRGVEISSGVADGPQSVIDDQVTNGVAVRMAVLYLLQGESNEKPN, from the coding sequence GTGAACTGGAAATCCAAGGACCTGCTGACCCTCGAGGAGCTTTCGGCCGACCAGATCGGCCTTATCCTCGACACGGCCTCATCCTTTAAAGAGGTCTCGACCCGCTCGGTCAAGAAGGTGCCGGCGCTCCGTGGCCGCACGGTGGTGCTCTTCTTCCACGAGCCCTCCACCCGCACCCGTATCTCCTTCGAGCTGGCGGCTAAGCGCCTCTCGGCCGACATCCTGAACGTCCAGACGGCTTCCTCTTCTTTGGTCAAGGGCGAGACCCTCATCGACACTCTCAAGACCCTCGAAGCCATGACCATCGACGCCATCGTGGTCCGGCACAAGTCCTCCGGGGTGCCCCAGATGCTGGCCAATATCACGCCCGCCACCGTCATCAACGCGGGAGACGGAGCCCATGAGCATCCGACCCAGGGCCTGCTCGACCTCTTCACCATCCGGGAGCAGAAGGGCAGGATCCAGGGGCTCACCGTTACCATCGTGGGGGACATCACCCACAGCCGGGTGGCCCGGTCCAACATCCATGCCCTGAACAAGATGGGCGCCAAGGTGCGGGTCTGCGCGCCGCCGACCCTCCTGCCGACCGGCATCGAGAAGATGGGTGTCACTGTCCTCCATGACCTGGACAAGGCGCTCGAAGGCACGGACGTGGTCTATGTGCTCCGGCTCCAGTTGGAGCGGCAGAAGAACAACCTCTTTCCCACCATCCGCGAATATAGCCAGATCTTCGGGGTCACGACCGAGCGCCTGAAACGGGCCAAGAAGGACGCCATCGTGATGCATCCAGGTCCCATGAACCGGGGGGTCGAGATCTCCTCGGGGGTCGCGGATGGGCCCCAATCGGTCATCGACGACCAGGTCACCAACGGGGTGGCGGTCCGCATGGCGGTTTTGTATCTCCTCCAAGGAGAATCCAATGAAAAGCCGAATTGA
- a CDS encoding dihydroorotase translates to MKSILIQGGHVVDPANQIDGEADVFLKDGKVEKVGKGLKVKADQTIDARGKLVTPGLVDIHVHFREPGFEYKETIATGSHSAVAGGVTSVACMPNTNPPIDDQAIVHFIKSKAEKEGYCHVHPIGCISKGRKGEEMAELGELKKAGAVALSDDGAPIMNAELMRRVMEYAKMLDLTVIDHCEDSHLSNEGVMHEGEASTALGLRGIPAASETVMVGRNILLAEMTGAKFHAAHVSTAGSVELIRQAKKKGIHVTAETCPHYWTLSDKSIKNYNANFKMNPPLRSEEDVAAIRKGIKEGVIDCICTDHAPHASTEKQCEFDQAAFGIVGLETMFPLTYSHLVEPGVISLSRAVEMLTTSAAKIIGLPAGTLSEGAVADVAIFDIKNEKEVKAQEFKSKGKNSPFNGWRLKGWAVTTIVAGEIKYQSEDK, encoded by the coding sequence ATGAAGTCGATACTCATCCAGGGAGGCCACGTGGTCGACCCGGCCAACCAGATCGACGGCGAAGCCGATGTTTTCCTGAAGGACGGCAAGGTCGAGAAGGTGGGCAAGGGCCTCAAGGTGAAGGCCGACCAGACCATCGACGCCAGGGGCAAGTTGGTCACGCCCGGGCTGGTGGACATCCACGTGCATTTCCGTGAGCCGGGTTTTGAATACAAAGAGACCATCGCCACGGGGTCCCACTCGGCGGTGGCCGGCGGGGTCACGTCGGTCGCCTGCATGCCTAACACCAATCCACCCATCGACGACCAGGCCATCGTGCACTTCATCAAGAGCAAGGCCGAGAAAGAGGGCTATTGCCACGTCCATCCCATCGGCTGCATCTCCAAGGGCCGGAAGGGGGAGGAAATGGCCGAGCTGGGCGAACTGAAGAAAGCGGGGGCGGTGGCGCTCTCCGACGACGGGGCGCCCATCATGAACGCCGAACTGATGCGCCGGGTCATGGAATACGCCAAGATGCTGGACCTGACCGTCATCGACCACTGCGAAGACTCCCACCTTTCGAACGAAGGGGTCATGCATGAGGGGGAAGCTTCGACCGCCCTGGGGTTGCGCGGCATCCCGGCGGCCTCGGAAACCGTGATGGTGGGCCGCAACATCCTCCTGGCCGAGATGACGGGAGCCAAGTTCCATGCCGCCCATGTCTCCACCGCCGGGTCGGTGGAGCTCATCCGCCAGGCTAAAAAGAAGGGCATCCATGTCACCGCCGAGACCTGCCCCCATTATTGGACGCTCTCGGACAAGTCCATCAAGAACTACAACGCCAACTTCAAGATGAACCCTCCCCTCCGGAGCGAGGAGGATGTGGCGGCCATCCGCAAGGGCATCAAAGAGGGTGTCATCGACTGCATCTGCACCGACCACGCCCCCCACGCCTCCACCGAGAAACAATGCGAATTCGACCAGGCGGCCTTCGGCATCGTGGGCTTGGAGACCATGTTCCCCCTGACCTACAGCCACCTGGTGGAACCGGGGGTCATCTCCCTGTCCCGGGCGGTGGAGATGCTGACCACCTCGGCGGCCAAGATCATCGGCCTCCCGGCGGGGACCCTTTCGGAAGGCGCGGTGGCCGACGTCGCCATCTTCGACATCAAGAACGAAAAAGAAGTGAAGGCGCAGGAATTCAAGAGCAAGGGCAAGAACTCGCCATTCAACGGCTGGCGGCTCAAGGGATGGGCGGTGACGACCATCGTGGCGGGCGAGATCAAGTATCAGAGCGAGGATAAGTAA
- the pyrR gene encoding bifunctional pyr operon transcriptional regulator/uracil phosphoribosyltransferase PyrR produces the protein MTPKIKAVLMEARDMDRALTRIAHEILERNKGIQDLVLIGIKARGDVLAERLAIKIKNIEGTEIPYGAMDITFYRDDAGIHKPEKAPSPTELPFDVNKKKVILVDDVLYTGRSARAAIDQIIDFGRPTFIQYAVLVDRGHREFPIHADYVGKNIPSSSREKVLVHVKENDGKDEVAIAEVES, from the coding sequence ATGACGCCTAAGATCAAGGCCGTCCTCATGGAAGCCCGGGACATGGACCGGGCTCTCACCCGTATCGCCCACGAAATACTCGAAAGAAATAAGGGCATCCAGGATCTGGTCCTCATCGGAATCAAGGCCCGGGGGGATGTCCTGGCCGAGCGGTTGGCCATCAAGATCAAGAACATTGAGGGGACCGAGATCCCCTATGGGGCCATGGATATCACCTTCTACCGCGACGACGCGGGCATTCATAAGCCGGAAAAAGCCCCTAGTCCCACCGAACTTCCCTTCGACGTGAACAAGAAGAAGGTCATCCTGGTGGACGACGTCCTCTACACCGGCCGCTCCGCCCGGGCCGCCATTGACCAGATCATTGACTTCGGCCGCCCCACCTTCATCCAATACGCGGTCCTGGTAGACCGGGGCCATCGGGAATTCCCCATCCATGCCGACTACGTGGGCAAGAACATCCCCTCCTCCTCCCGGGAGAAGGTGCTGGTCCATGTGAAGGAGAACGACGGGAAGGACGAAGTGGCCATCGCGGAGGTGGAATCGTGA
- the carA gene encoding glutamine-hydrolyzing carbamoyl-phosphate synthase small subunit has product MASKIKKAVLALEDGTWFEGLSFGAEGKSFGEVCFNTSMTGYQEILTDPSYRGQIVTMTYPLIGNYGVNPVDVESRKPFLSGFVVKEYCKHPSNYRMTQNLGEYLKKHNIIGIEGLDTRALTAHLRTHGAKKGVLSTAELDPKKLVKQAKDSQGLVGRDLVKEVTCDKPYHWTELPYNLDSASHAPEPQMDLSGLTPPEKRIKIAALDCGIKYNILRRLTAEGFDVTVYPATTKADVLLASGAKGFFLSNGPGDPEAVPYVYQTVKKLVDANAPIFGICLGHQMLGLALGGKTYKLKFGHRGGNQPVVNTKNYKVEITSQNHGFAVDPDSLDKSLVYQSHINLSDNTSEGLAMKHKPVYSVQYHPEASPGPHDSRYLFKQFREMVEKNG; this is encoded by the coding sequence GTGGCTTCTAAGATCAAAAAAGCGGTCCTGGCCCTCGAGGACGGGACCTGGTTCGAGGGACTAAGTTTCGGTGCCGAGGGAAAGTCTTTCGGAGAAGTGTGTTTCAACACTTCGATGACCGGTTATCAAGAGATCCTGACCGACCCCTCCTACCGCGGCCAGATCGTCACCATGACCTATCCCCTCATCGGCAACTACGGGGTGAACCCGGTCGATGTCGAATCCCGCAAGCCTTTCCTCTCCGGTTTCGTGGTGAAGGAATACTGCAAGCACCCCTCCAACTACCGCATGACCCAGAACCTGGGGGAATACCTCAAGAAGCACAACATCATCGGCATCGAGGGGTTGGATACCCGGGCCCTGACCGCCCACCTGCGCACCCACGGGGCCAAGAAGGGCGTGCTTTCGACGGCCGAACTGGACCCCAAGAAATTGGTCAAGCAGGCCAAGGATTCCCAGGGCCTGGTCGGCCGGGACCTGGTGAAGGAAGTCACCTGTGACAAGCCCTACCACTGGACCGAACTTCCTTACAACTTGGACTCGGCTTCGCACGCGCCGGAACCCCAAATGGACCTGTCGGGCCTGACGCCTCCTGAAAAGCGGATCAAGATCGCGGCGTTGGATTGCGGCATCAAGTACAACATCCTGCGGCGACTGACCGCCGAGGGTTTCGACGTGACGGTTTATCCGGCCACGACCAAGGCGGATGTTCTGCTCGCCTCAGGGGCCAAGGGGTTCTTCCTCTCCAATGGTCCCGGTGACCCGGAGGCGGTTCCCTATGTGTACCAAACGGTCAAAAAACTGGTGGATGCCAATGCCCCCATCTTCGGCATCTGCCTGGGACACCAAATGCTGGGTCTGGCCTTGGGCGGCAAGACCTACAAGCTCAAGTTCGGTCACCGGGGCGGAAATCAGCCGGTCGTGAACACCAAGAACTACAAGGTGGAGATCACCAGCCAGAACCATGGTTTCGCCGTGGATCCGGACAGCCTGGACAAGAGCTTGGTCTACCAGAGCCATATCAACCTGAGCGACAACACCAGCGAAGGCTTAGCCATGAAGCACAAACCGGTCTATAGCGTGCAATACCACCCGGAGGCTTCTCCTGGACCGCATGATTCACGCTACCTTTTCAAACAATTCAGGGAAATGGTGGAGAAGAACGGCTGA
- a CDS encoding PilZ domain-containing protein, whose amino-acid sequence MEAAKDKRQYQRVGFRRTVRVFPVLPSKSGNIYEVQKDSIWVQADNISEGGLLLATEQFSKSSLILKLNFEVGLDRMVEVYGKVIWVEGGRCGVRFLFADNELRKAVRGIARKADNA is encoded by the coding sequence ATGGAAGCCGCCAAAGATAAGCGCCAATACCAACGCGTAGGCTTCCGCAGGACGGTCCGGGTCTTCCCCGTCCTTCCTTCCAAGTCCGGCAATATCTACGAGGTCCAGAAGGACTCGATCTGGGTCCAGGCCGACAACATCAGCGAGGGCGGTCTCCTGTTGGCGACCGAACAATTCTCCAAATCCTCCCTCATCCTCAAGTTGAATTTCGAGGTCGGCCTGGACCGGATGGTCGAGGTCTACGGCAAGGTCATCTGGGTCGAAGGCGGCCGTTGCGGGGTCCGCTTCCTTTTTGCCGACAACGAGCTTCGCAAGGCCGTCCGGGGGATCGCCCGTAAGGCCGATAACGCCTGA